GGTTGGCCCACGCGACTTTGAATATCTCCAGGTAGTGGTTGGGCTTCACCTGCCCAAGCCCGTTGGGCATCAGGCCCGCCCATAAGGATGGCTTCCAGCCCATGAATCGCCTCAGTCAAAAGGTGCCACTACGATAGCACAGGTGTCGCAAATGGTGGAAATGACGGAGAGGCGCCAAAGGGGTACAATATCGCCGTGTTAACTCCCTATTTTTGCGAAGGAGGCTACCATGCCTGACCTGACTATGGGCGAGACCGAAAAGATTATTCGCGCCGGACTGGCCGAGGCGCAGAAGATGGGCGTCAAAATCAGCATCGCCGTGGTGGACGCCAACGGCAACTTGATGGGCATGATGCGCATGGACGGGGCCAGGTTCATCAGCGCAGACATCTGCCAGGGCAAGGCCCGGGCGTCCGCCTGGATGCAGGACACCAGCGCGGCCCTGCAGCAACGCGCCCAGGGCAGCATTATCATGCAGGCCCTGATTACTCGCGAGGCCGGCAAGTTCCTCCCCAGCCAGGGCGCTGTGCCTATCAGAAAGGGCGGCGCGGTAGTAGGGGCGGTGGGCGTCTCCGGCGCGGCGGCGCAGCAGGACGAGGATATCTCCAAGGCGGGTATTGCGGCCATCGCCTAACGGCCTACCGCCTGCAAAAAGCGGCGCGCCGCGTCATAGTCACGGGCGCCGCCCTTGAGGATGGGCGGCACGATGTAAAAGGCGTCGATGCCGGCATCCCGAAAACGCCACCACTGCTCCACCGCCATCTCGACACCGTCGCGGCCTGAATCTAGCTCGCGGCGCACCGCCTCAGGCACCGAGGCGAAGATGACGCCGTCTTTGACCATGACTTGCAGGCCCCAGAAGACGGGCTGCGACGATGCCTGTCCCGCGACGGCCTTGTACGCCGAGTGGAATTGCTCTACTTGTTCGGTATAGAAGACGGGCTGGGTCACAAAGAAGTGCGCGCCCGCCTGGGCTTTCTTGTGGGTAAGCGCGGCCTCTTCTTCGACGCCTCGGCCCAGGTCAATGGCCCCGCCGATGCACAGGTCCGTGGCCTGCCGCAGTTTCAACCCGCGAAAGTCCAAACCGCCGTTCATGTCAGCGATAGCCTTTATTAGCTCGGTGGGCCGATAGTCGTCCACCGGCTTGACACGTTCCAGGTCCTTAGCGCTGAAAGGGTCGCCGCCGACTACCAGCACGTTATCCACTCCCAGGGCGGCGGCGCCCAGGAGGTGGCTTTGAAGGGCCAGCTTATTCATATCGCGAGTCGCCAGGTTGAAGACGGCGTCGCGGCCAGCATGCGACTTTATCGTCGCCGCCATAATGGCCGAGTCGATGCGCACGGCCTTGCCGGGGTTGTAGGCTACGGCCAGGAAATCGACGGGCAGACGCCGCGCGTCGTCTAAGAAATCCAGCCCCGGTCCTCGAGGGGGCGAGAAGTCGGAAATGATGACGGGCTTGCCGCCGCGTCGATTGTAAACGTCTGTGACCTTTGCCATAGCGCCTCCCCTCGCTCTCCCTTCGTGTCTGGTTTCATGGTAGCATAGCCCATCGCAACCTCATCTAGTAAGGAACCTTGCCCATGCCTGTGTTAAGAGTAGGCCACAGCCCTGACGCCGACGATGCCTTCATGTTCTACCCTCTGGCCAAGGGCATTATCACCGTCCCGGGTTACGAAATTACCCATGTCCTAGAGGAGATCCAGGCGCTGAACCAGCGGGCGCTGAAGGGTGAGTTGGAGGTCACGGCCATCTCCGCCGCCGTTTACCCCCAGGTGGCGCAGCACTACCGCATCATGCCCTGCGGCGCGTCGGTGGGGCGCAAGTACGGGCCAGCAGTCGTATCCAAGAAGCCCCTGGACGCCAGGGATCTGGCGGGCAAGCGCATCGCCATCCCCGGCCAGTTCACCACCGCCTACATGCTCCTCCGCATATACATGAGCAAGCCTTTCGAGCCCGTCTTCATGAGTTTCGATGCCGTAACCGAGGCCGTGCAGCAAGGCAAGGTGGACGCGGGTATCTTCATTCACGAGGGGCAGATTCGAGAGCGTGAGATGGGGCTACATAAGGTATTGGACCTGGGGCGGTGGTGGTTCGATGACACCGGCCTGCCCGTCCCTCTAGGCCTGGACATGGTGCATCGACGCCTGGGCGACAGGCTGGGCCGCCAGGTGACCCGGGCCCTCCACGACGCCATTGTCCACTCCCGCACCCACGAGGACGACGCCCTGGACTACGCGCTTGCCTTTGGCCGTGGCATCGATAGGGAGACGGGTCGGAAGTTTGTGCGCATGTACGTGAACCAGGATACCGAGGACATGGGAGAGGATGGGCGAAAGGCGTTGGAGACGCTGTTTGCGCGCGCTGCTAAGAAAGGGATTATCAAAGAAGCGCCGCCACTAGACCTGGTAGAGATTTAGCCGCCTACCTTAACACTCCCCTTAACAGGTACCCTTCACCGCCGTCGTCGTACACGGGGTAGGGGAGAGCCTCGGCATCAAAACCAGCCTTGTCCATCAGCTCCAGCCAGGTCTCTAGAGGAAACAGGCCTGTGATGTGCAAGTCCTGCTCCACCCGCACCTTTCCGTCCTGCTTGATTATGTAAAAGAAGCGGGTCTCGATGGTGGTGTCAAAAGGGTCTGGATCGATGTCGTGTTCCAGATATGTAAGCTCGAGGCCATCGGGGCCGGGCAGGATGCGATGGTCCACGTGGGTGCCTTTGTAGGTCTCGCGGTACCAATCGGGGGAGCAGATAAAGACCCCGCCGGAATCGAGGTGCGCTTTGGCCGTAGCGAACACACGCTTCAGATCACGCTCGCTGCGCATATAGGCGATGGCGTCGTGGATGAGTACAGCCTTGAACTTGCGGCCCAAGCGGACGCTGCGCATATCGCCCTGGAAAAACTCGACGCCGGGGTTCAGCTTGCGGGCGTTGACTAGCATAGGCTTCGATATATCCACCGCCGTGGCCTTGAACTCCTTGGTGAGATGAGAGAGGTTGTGCCCGCCGCCGACGCCCAGTTCCAGTATGGGGTGGCGGCCCGGGCCGAGGCGCTCCCGCAAAGCCTGCCGCCAGAAGCTGGCCTCCAGAGCATAGTCCTCGGGCGGGTCCATGATGGGCCACAGCCAGGCCAAGTCACGGTAGAGGCGGTTCTCCCGGGACTTCTTTTTTCTTACCGATTTGCTTTTAGGTGACTTAGGCATGGAAGAAGTAAATTTTCAAGGCGAATCCCGGTGTTATAAAAATTTCAGTACTTTCGAAAACGAATCAGAGCTTCAGGCGTGCATCAGGCACGGATTCGTTTTAAGGGAAAGGTGATGCTACATCGCACCTACTAGACAGAGATGAGCGGCTATGTGGCAGCGGGACCTAGTCATGGGAAGATGATAGGGAAGATGGAAGGCTTAAATCAACGGGCAGATGTCGCTGCAGGCTGATAGCCTAAGTCTCGGCCGCCTTTTTTATGTTGGCCAGGGTGCGCTCCATCCCCTTCTTAATAGTGCCGCCTCGCATCATGCGGTATGGCAGCCTGAAGGCTGTGGTTAAGGCGGCGCTCATCGCTTCCACCTCTACCTCGTGGGTAAGTCTTACGCTTTCCTGCTGGGGCTGTATCTTGAACCACCACTGGATGCGCCGCATCTTGGGCGACATGTTAGCCGGCGGGCTGGAGGTCCAGGAGAACTCGGTAGGAGGGTTGTAGGAGACTATCTCTGAAGTGGCGACAAACTTCATCCGCGAAGGCCCTACCTTGATATCTTCATCCGCCTCAAACTTGGTGCCGATGCCGACCGACCCCTCCGTCAGCCTCCTGATTTTCAGCACCTCGCCGCTACCCGCTAACAGGTTGTGACGTGCGATGTCGCTGACGATGGCAAAGTCCTTCTCGGGACTTGCCTTAATCACCACCTCTTTTTGAGCCTTGAACAGAAGCATGGCTTACCTCCTGCCAGGGTCACTAAAATGCGACGATTATACTACCCCCGCCGGCAGCGCCTCCGACTCCTCGAACCGGCGCAGCACTTCATAGAGGGTGGTGCGCTGGGCGGGGACGAACCCGGCCTCGCGGATCAGGGTAATGACCTCGTCCACAGTGGTGCGGTTGTAGAAGCCTGCCTCCTGCATTACATTCTCATCGAACAGCGTGCCGCCGAAGTCGTCGCCGCCGAAGTGCAGCGCCACCTGGCCCG
The genomic region above belongs to SAR202 cluster bacterium and contains:
- a CDS encoding class I SAM-dependent methyltransferase gives rise to the protein MPKSPKSKSVRKKKSRENRLYRDLAWLWPIMDPPEDYALEASFWRQALRERLGPGRHPILELGVGGGHNLSHLTKEFKATAVDISKPMLVNARKLNPGVEFFQGDMRSVRLGRKFKAVLIHDAIAYMRSERDLKRVFATAKAHLDSGGVFICSPDWYRETYKGTHVDHRILPGPDGLELTYLEHDIDPDPFDTTIETRFFYIIKQDGKVRVEQDLHITGLFPLETWLELMDKAGFDAEALPYPVYDDGGEGYLLRGVLR
- a CDS encoding ABC transporter substrate-binding protein, translating into MPVLRVGHSPDADDAFMFYPLAKGIITVPGYEITHVLEEIQALNQRALKGELEVTAISAAVYPQVAQHYRIMPCGASVGRKYGPAVVSKKPLDARDLAGKRIAIPGQFTTAYMLLRIYMSKPFEPVFMSFDAVTEAVQQGKVDAGIFIHEGQIREREMGLHKVLDLGRWWFDDTGLPVPLGLDMVHRRLGDRLGRQVTRALHDAIVHSRTHEDDALDYALAFGRGIDRETGRKFVRMYVNQDTEDMGEDGRKALETLFARAAKKGIIKEAPPLDLVEI